The Astyanax mexicanus isolate ESR-SI-001 chromosome 4, AstMex3_surface, whole genome shotgun sequence genome segment TACATTTCTACACATTTCTACAGCCGAGACTGAAACAGGTTTATATTATATAATCGAATACTGCTAGTGTTTAATCTGAATAATGCCTTTTTAAATAATGCAGTTTAAAGTGAATTATACTGGCTCGGTTTCTGTAATCAGTCTTGTTCTCACTGTCGGGGGCGGAGCTGCGAGGCTGTGGAGGGGTTTGATCTGATGTTGGACATGTTTTTAAGAAATCTCCGTCCTGCGGATCCGTCCCGACACGCCGCAGATCCGGTGCCGACCTGCTCTGGTAGACGTGTTCAGACCTGCTGGATGCCAGTTTGGATTTGGTTCTGGAATTCAGGCTGGATTCTCAGTGATAGTCACGTTCCTCAGACCTGTTCCAACAACCCAGCGTTTCAACTAACCCTTCAGAGACCTGGAGGAGCGTCGCTGTTACAGACCTTCAGGCACTGAGAGCGAACAGGTGGTGAAGCGTCTCGTTAACGTAAAAGTCTCAAAAGCACTGAAATTCTATGAAGTGTTCTGGGTGGTGGCGGGAGCGATCATCATGACGGTGGATTTTAGGGGGTAGTAGCGGCCGCGCCAGGTTTTCCAGAAGATCCCCTGTTTTCTCTGGTGCCGCTGTTTCGGGGGAGCGGAGATGAAGTACCTGCCGTTCAGGTTGGATTTTCCACAATTACTGAACCACCATCCGCCTGCAGGAacagcagaaattaattaataaactgtataaCTGCTTTAGAACTCTTAAAGCCACACCCTCTTTTCATATTGATGTAGAAACCTACCAGAGAGATGTTTGGCACAGTTGAGGTCGTTCTTCTGGTCGTTGTCTTTGTCTCGGGTGGAGAAGGCCAGGCCGGAGGACGGGGAGGACAGGGAGCTCTCCAGAGGTCCAGCAGGGGGCGACAGCAGGCGCAGCGAATAACCGCTTTCCTCTCCGTTCATCCGGAAACGAAACGTAACCGTCTGCTGCTCGTCTCTCCAGTCTGACATTTGGATCTTGAGGATGTAGTCGAAATCTTTGGTCACTCGATACATTTTCTCCAGCCCGAGCCAGAACTCGCCTGCAGAGGAGAGGAGAAGGTTAAAGCTCAGCTGTTCAGTCTGATTATCTCCTTAAAATCCAGATAATTAACACCCTGCCTGTGAATAAATCCTGAAGTCCATTACTGAGATTTAACTGCCTGTTTTCAGATGAACTCAGCACTGACTGATCCTCCTCCTAATCCGACATTTCCAATCCTCATTAGGAGCTAATTATTTCCCATGATGCACAGCTGCTACTGCTTACCACTGAAGCTCCCGAAGCCGGTTTGATACGCATCCCAGAGCCGGTCGAAATCCACCGACCCGTCCTGCCGTCTCTGAATCACCGTCCACCCGCCCTCTGTAACCACAGCAACACAGTGTTATTAAATTATACTAACACTATAAGACTGTGTGTTACATTGATGTTATATtgagtttatctgatgttatattgagtttatctgatgttatattgtgtttatctgatgttatagtgtttatctgatgttatattgagtttatctgatgttatattgagtttatctgatgttatattgtgtttatctgatgttatagtgtttatctgatgttatattgtgtttatctgatgttatattgtgtttatctgatgttatattgtgtttatctgatgttatattgtgtttatctgatgttatattgtgtttatctgatgttatattgagtttatctgatgttatattgtgtttatctgatgttatattgagtttatctgatgttatattgtgtttatctgatgttatattgtgtttatctgatgttatagtgtttatctgatgttatattgtgtttatctgatgttatattgtgtttatctgatgttatattgtgtttatctgatgttatattgtgtttatctgatgttatattgtgtttatctgatgttatattgtgtttatctgatgttatattgtgtttatctgatgttatattatgtttatctgatgttatattgtgtttatatgatgttatattgagtttatctgatgttatattgagtttatctgatgttatattgtgtttatctgatgttatattgtgtttatctgatgttatattgtgtttatctgatgttatattgtgtttatctgatgtaatattgtgtttatctgatgttatattgtgtttatctgatgttatattgtgtttatctgatgttatattgagtttatctgatgttatattgtgtttatctgatgttatattgagtttatctgatgttatattgagtttatctgatgttatattgagtttatctgatgttatattgtgtttatctgatgttatattgtgtttatctgatgttatattgtgtttatctgatgttatattgtgtttatctgatgttatagtgtttatctgatgttatattgtgtttatctgatgttatattgtgtttatctgatgttatattgtgtttatctgatgttatattgtgtttatctgatgttatattgtgtttatctgatgttatattgagtttatctgatgttatattgagtttatctgatgttatattgagtttatctgatgttatattgtgtttatctgatgttatattgtgtttatctgatgttatattgtgtttatctgatgttatattgtgtttatctgatgttatattgtgtttatctgatgttatattgagtttatctgatgttatattgagtttatctgatgttatattgagtttatctgatgttatattgtgtttatctgatgttatattgtgtttatctgatgttatattgtgtttatctgatgttatattgtgtttatctgatgttatattgtgtttatctgatgttatattgtgtttatctgatgttatattgagtttatctgatgttatattgagtttatctgatgttatattgtgtttatctgatgttatattgtgtttatctgatgttatattgtgtttatctgatgttatattgagtttatctgatgttatattgagtttatctgatgttatattgagtttatctgatgttatattgtgtttatctgatgttatattgagtttatctgatgttatattgtgtttatctgatgttatattgtgtttatctgatgttatattgagtttatctgatgttatattgagtttatctgatgttatattgagtttatctgatgttatattgtgtttatctgatgttatattgagtttatctgatgttatattgtgtttatctgatgttatattgagtttatctgatgttatattgtgtttatctgatgttatattgtgtttatctgatgttatattgagtttatctgatgttatattgagTACAGAACGTTTACCTGAAGTTATCTCACAGTAAAGCTGGAGGGGCTGAGAGTCAGGCGGCTGGACGGTAAACACGCCGCTCGACGTTTCTCCTCTCAGAAACAGATCGTGGCAGTTTGAAGCcgtttctggaaaacacaaaattaaaaacacgttaaaatctgtataaaaaaacagctttggTTTTTATCTGAAGAAGATCTGAACAAACActgatatcacacacacacacacacatttacacacacacacacacactaacacgcacactaacacgcacacacacacacttacatacagcaCATCTGTTTGTTGTTTAcgcaaatgtttttttattggcctTGACCTTTCCCCCAGTTCCCAAGAATAAGTCCCTCTTTAgattaaacacacatacacacacacacacacacatacatatgtgtgtgtgtgtgtatgtgtgtgtgtataatgtgtgtatagtgtgtgtgtgtgtgtagtgtgtatgtgtgtgtataatgtgtgtatgtgtgtatgtgtgtgtataatgtgtgtatgtctgtgtgagtgtgtgtatagtgtgtgtgtataatgtgtgtatgtgtgtgtgtgtgtgtgtgtgtgtgtgtgtgtgtgtataatgtgtgtatagtgtgtttgtgtagtgtgtatgcgtgtgtataatgtgtgtgtgtgtgtatgtgtgtgtgtgaaaaaaggTGGGGGGGGCTGGTGGATCTGGGGGAAAGGTCGCACATTCCTGCAGGAAGTGAGTGTTTTTCTTCTTTGTGACGAATAAAAAcagagtgggggggggggttggttgggggggggggtagaaAGTCTGTACAAAGGTCACCTCCCTAAAAATacacccgcccccccccccccaggggTCTCCCTGGTTCTGAGCCAGCAAGTCTAATCTGACTCCcgacattaaacacacacacacctcacacacacacacacacacacacacacacacacacaatacacacacacacacacatacacacacacacactatacacacctctcacacacctggAACCAGTCCAACCTCACCAAACCCAAATCACCAGGAGACTGTTCACATTTAACCCACTTAtcccccactacacacacacacaccatacacacacaccctgatcTGGACCGATCCAGAACTGCTGAGTCTGCTCTTACGGCCAAACCCATCCAAAACATTAAGACCAGCAAGCTGTGGGTCCGATCAGACCCATTCAGAACAGAGACACTGGAAATCACTATAGCATCTAAATAggttaccatagcaaccccctagcaaccacccacACCATCAAACCAACCCAACTCAGGATTAGAATCTCTCTTAGATCTTCACACTGGATCTGCTTTGAAGTttagttttgcttttttaattaaaagatcagttttacattaaaaactCTCTAAACACTCTctatcactccctcactccctccctctatcactccctcactctctatcactccctcactctctatcactccctcactccctccctctatcactccctcactctctatcactccctcactctctatcactccctccctctctatcactccctcactctctatcactccctcactctctatcactccctTACTCCCTCCCtctatcactccctcactctctatcactccctcactctctatcactccctcactctctatcactccctcactccctccctctatcactccctcactctctatcactccctcactctctatcactccctcactccctccctctatcactccctcactctctatcactccctcactctctatcactccctTACTCCCTCACTAtctatcactccctcactctctatcactccctcactctctatcactccctcactccctccctctatcactccctcactctctatcactccctcactctctatcactccctCACTATCTATCACTCCATAATTCCCTCACTCTCTATCACTCAGTTCTCAGATAATCAGATAAGTGGGATTAACGCACTGTGATTTATTCTTAAAGCTAATTCTGTTCATTACTGTAAACCTGAATAACACTAATCAATCTTATTATTCTGAATTTAATCTGAATTACCTGCGGGTGAGTCCTGCTGCTCATCGCTCTCTTCTGGTCGGTGTTTGAGGAAAGATCTATCATTTCTCATTTGAATCTGAGAGAAAATGAAGACcagaaaaacattattattattattattattattattattattattattaaaggccAGGGAGGAGCTCAGGGGATGTGAGTTTTTACACACCTGGTTCTGGAGGGTCCGAATGCGGGTATTTTGCTTGTCCAGTTTTTCTTGCTGTTGTTTGATTCGTTCGACAAGTTCATCAATTCGTTGATTTTGAGCTTCGAGCAtcaactaaaaaacacaaacacagagtgaATCActcagctgatctcagatcagatttttcccATCACTCAGGCTGAGGCCACCATTTAAACCAGTAAACCAGTCTGACTGTGATTTTGATCAATCTGACACTGATTCACTGATTTCACTCTGAGAGAACACTCAGctgattaattttaataaatcaaatcacttcaTCTCTGTGAATCTGTGACAGACTTTGTGATATAAGATGTGAAGAACTTGTTCAGTTCTGGTTTTGTTGGACTGAAATGGATCAGAACTGTAGAGAGAAGCTCCTGTAAGAGTCTGATCTCGTCTGTCTGATTGATGAGAAGATTGGATGTCTGAGTGCAG includes the following:
- the angptl4 gene encoding angiopoietin-related protein 4 codes for the protein MKPVSLLCVMMLLSSALSFPYERKSDRKEKRVQYAAWDDVNVLAHGLLQLGQGLKEHVDKTKGQMRDVSIKLKVFNSSVSELSRLGQRLQEDGEFLKARVRSLEERDGQILNVSSDLREKAQELLRDRQQVQEKMSRLEEKVDGMMQGEGLDSSSENFSDARIVQLMLEAQNQRIDELVERIKQQQEKLDKQNTRIRTLQNQIQMRNDRSFLKHRPEESDEQQDSPAETASNCHDLFLRGETSSGVFTVQPPDSQPLQLYCEITSEGGWTVIQRRQDGSVDFDRLWDAYQTGFGSFSGEFWLGLEKMYRVTKDFDYILKIQMSDWRDEQQTVTFRFRMNGEESGYSLRLLSPPAGPLESSLSSPSSGLAFSTRDKDNDQKNDLNCAKHLSGGWWFSNCGKSNLNGRYFISAPPKQRHQRKQGIFWKTWRGRYYPLKSTVMMIAPATTQNTS